From the Malus domestica chromosome 17, GDT2T_hap1 genome, one window contains:
- the LOC139193777 gene encoding thaumatin-like protein 1a has product MTMMKSQVASLLGLTLVILFFSGAHAAKITFTNNCPDTVWPATLTGGQKPQLPSTGFELASKASQSVDAPSPWSGRFWARTRCSTDAAGKFSCETANCGSGQVACNGAGGATPATLVEITIAENGGQDFYDVSLVDGFNLPMSVAPQGGTGECKASTCPANVNAACPTQFQVKAGDGSVISCKSACVAYGEPKYCCSPPNDQPGTCPPTEYSKIFKDQCPQAYSYAFDDKSSTFTCNGGPDYVITFCP; this is encoded by the exons ATGACGATGATGAAGAGCCAAGTAGCTTCCCTCCTCGGCCTCACCTTGGTCATCCTCTTCTTCTCAG GTGCACATGCAGCGAAAATCACTTTCACAAACAACTGCCCCGACACTGTCTGGCCAGCAACCCTAACCGGTGGCCAGAAACCCCAATTACCATCCACCGGGTTCGAACTAGCATCCAAAGCTAGCCAGTCAGTGGACGCTCCATCCCCATGGTCTGGTCGTTTCTGGGCTCGAACTAGATGCTCAACAGACGCCGCTGGAAAATTCTCTTGTGAAACTGCAAACTGTGGCTCTGGCCAGGTTGCATGCAACGGCGCAGGCGGAGCTACACCAGCAACTTTAGTAGAAATCACAATCGCAGAAAACGGGGGTCAAGATTTTTACGATGTTAGCCTTGTTGACGGCTTCAACTTGCCCATGTCCGTCGCCCCACAAGGCGGCACCGGCGAGTGCAAGGCCTCGACTTGCCCTGCGAATGTTAATGCAGCATGCCCAACTCAATTCCAAGTAAAAGCGGGTGATGGGAGTGTCATCAGTTGTAAAAGCGCTTGTGTGGCGTACGGCGAGCCAAAGTACTGCTGCTCTCCGCCTAATGATCAGCCGGGGACATGTCCTCCCACAGAGTACTCTAAGATCTTTAAGGATCAGTGCCCTCAAGCTTATAGCTACGCTTTTGATGATAAAAGTAGCACATTCACCTGCAATGGCGGACCAGACTACGTCATTACATTTTGCCCATAA
- the LOC114823673 gene encoding uncharacterized protein — protein sequence MNLGMLEFNIAFKAPQPSALTDQSTAQEREFFARWDRANQMSLLIMQNSMEEHIRGGIPRCDLAKNYMDRVEEKFKRSDKAETGACLSALINTKHDGSGSIHEYLLKLVNIANKLNAMDIGITDQFLVHMALYSLSNDYEQLKMSYNTQKEIWSINELIAICCQEEERLKKMRAETSDFANLVSDGKGKGKITIVHRNENYKGKKPIAFKKSMPTAGTTSGSKKHFKSTVIPVKAHATSIASGPKNNNNGVKRCHFCHSEDHLRKDCPGFKAWLIKKGISKPEENK from the exons ATGAATCTTGGTATGTTGGAGTTTAACATTGCATTCAAGGCTCCTCAACCTTCTGCATTGACAGATCAGAGTACTGCACAAGAAAGAGAATTCTTTGCGAGATGGGATAGGGCAAATCAAATGTCCTTACTTATCATGCAGAATTCAATGGAGGAACACATCAGGGGAGGAATTCCTAGGTGTGATTTGGCTAAGAATTACATGGACAGAGTTGAAGAGAAATTTAAAAGGTCAGACAAGGCTGAAACTGGTGCATGTTTGTCAGCACTCATTAACACAAAACATGATGGTTCTGGAAGCATTCATGAGTATTTGTTAAAATTGGTCAACATTGCAAACAAGTTGAATGCAATGGATATTGGAATAACAGATCAATTTCTTGTGCACATGGCACTGTACTCTTTGTCCAATGATTATGAGCAACTGAAAATGAGTTATAACACACAGAAGGAGATTTGGAGTATTAATGAGTTAATTGCTATTTGCTGTCAAGAAGAGGAAAGACTGAAGAAGATGAGAGCTGAGACTAGTGACTTTGCCAACCTAGTAAGTGATGGAAAAGGCAAGGGGAAGATTACTATAGTTCACAGAAATGAGAATTACAAGGGAAagaagccaattgcattcaagAAGTCTATGCCAACTGCTGGAACAACTTCTGGTTCCAAGAAACATTTCAAGTCTACTGTGATACCTGTAAAAGCTCATGCTACCTCCATTGCTTCTGGACCTAAGAATAATAACAATGGTGTCAAAAGATGTCATTTTTGTCATTCTGAGGATCACTTAAGAAAGGATTGTCCTGGTTTTAAAGCTTGGTTAATCAAGAaag GGATTTCAAAGCCAGAAGAGAACAAGTAA
- the LOC139193471 gene encoding protein PLASTID MOVEMENT IMPAIRED 2-like codes for MASVLEEKSRAEKQTEASNAKMMFYTSSVEAIRNEIEEANEEQVLAVLARIEAAREFGDIEAEREMEANRFSLAGDETRKKMKDIVEELESVRTQVWKEEDLEGSELLQSLTEQLEAAKTEFAAIKKEGFQYIASMDVIRNELKHLRDKTAQLRKTEEKSDLSVQNLNSKLLRAKVKLEAVSASEEKAKLMASNLSLTFDKLKTEAEAAKKEKELVCEEAASINSEILKMESEIESTEEKLQSTTQELETVKSSEAVALENLETLIENTVQARAFQSQSSSSITISKFEHKYLTAF; via the exons ATGGCGTCGGTTTTAGAAGAGAAATCGCGGGCAGAGAAGCAAACTGAGGCCTCAAATGCAAAGATGATGTTTTATACAAGTTCAGTGGAAGCAATCAGGAACgagattgaagaagcaaatgaagagcAAGTGCTAGCTGTGTTGGCCCGGATTGAAGCTGCAAGAGAATTTGGAGATATAGAAGCTGAGAGAGAAATGGAAGCCAATCGATTCTCATTGGCTGGGGACGAAAccagaaagaaaatgaaagataTTGTTGAAGAG CTTGAGTCGGTCAGAACCCAGGTTTGGAAAGAGGAGGACTTGGAAGGCTCAGAGCTGCTACAGTCACTTACCGAACAACTTGAGGCGGCAAAGACAGAATTTGCTGCAATAAAAAAAGAAGGTTTTCAGTACATTGCCTCCATGGATGTTATAAGAAATGAGCTTAAGCATTTAAGAGACAAGACAGCTCAGTTAAGGAAGACAGAAGAGAAATCGGATTTGAGTGTTCAAAATCTCAACTCAAAGCTTCTCCGAGCAAAAGTCAAGTTGGAAGCTGTATCTGCATCCGAAGAGAAAGCAAAATTGATGGCATCCAATCTATCTCTGACTTTTGACAAGCTCAAGACAGAAGCAGAAGCtgcaaagaaagaaaaggagcTTGTCTGCGAAGAGGCTGCAAGCATCAACTCCGAAATTCTGAAAATGGAATCAGAGATAGAATCAACCGAGGAAAAGTTACAGTCTACAACGCAAGAGCTCGAAACAGTCAAATCATCTGAAGCTGTAGCGCTTGAAAATCTCGAAACTCTGATTGAGAACACCGTACAAGCTAGAGCTTTTCAGTCGCAGAGTAGTTCTTCAATTACCATATCCAAGTTTGAACACAAGTACCTGACTGCATTTTGA